The following are encoded together in the Bradymonas sediminis genome:
- a CDS encoding response regulator, whose amino-acid sequence MNKILLVEDNEMNRDMLARRLQRRGYEVLVALDGQQAVDMSRSESFDIILMDLSLPVMDGWEATRQIKAHGPTSEIPIIALTAHALETDRTRALETGCDAFETKPVDIGSLLSTIKGLLGQ is encoded by the coding sequence ATGAATAAGATTCTGCTGGTTGAAGATAATGAGATGAACCGGGATATGCTCGCGCGCCGTCTGCAACGACGCGGCTACGAGGTCCTCGTGGCGCTCGATGGTCAGCAGGCGGTCGATATGAGCCGCAGCGAGTCCTTCGATATTATCTTGATGGATTTGAGTCTTCCGGTGATGGACGGCTGGGAAGCCACCCGCCAGATCAAGGCGCATGGGCCGACCAGCGAAATTCCGATCATCGCGTTGACCGCGCACGCCCTGGAGACCGACCGCACGCGCGCGTTGGAGACGGGTTGTGACGCCTTTGAGACTAAGCCGGTTGATATCGGGAGCCTGCTCTCGACGATCAAAGGCCTGCTGGGTCAATAA
- a CDS encoding methyl-accepting chemotaxis protein: MNNANKIAAAVLVLGLLSVGMQVLDGQYIQAGLIFLVMIGVIVVVHRMLAPYLEVCESVERLAAGDLSQPRLTVAWTGEAGRLATAFNQLLTQLRMLSEEATELANGFIGVQSLQDKVLETGQLSAVDLPTSSSQGDLNRSFAQLTNQLRRLTVKAHIIANDQLNNPALDEELPGELGDAFGLMIRNLRNLTSRANEIARGDLTSSVEGDGDLTNAFNSMVTGLRQLVEEIMRSALQVASSTEEMLQVMRQHEASAHEQADRIGRAQRTVEELLISADSIAVSAHDVFQAAEDTRDQNQHIGLRIGELNQFSARISEILKLIKSIADRSDLLALNASLEGARTGEAGKGFSLVANEMRRLAENTKESVGSIKLLVDDIQGSTRATATACHEGLTRSEDTTEAALNIKVVTREQRENTDLVNQAMEDLAGLVNHSVSGIRQVSVAASELAALSESLRELVDRFDVGDHAQSQMMSPVDLRPPSQLRRTIPSMHSR, translated from the coding sequence ATGAATAATGCAAACAAGATCGCAGCAGCGGTGCTCGTTTTAGGTCTATTATCCGTCGGTATGCAGGTGCTCGATGGGCAATATATTCAGGCCGGGCTGATTTTCTTGGTTATGATCGGCGTGATCGTGGTGGTCCATCGCATGCTCGCTCCTTATCTGGAGGTCTGCGAGTCGGTGGAGCGCCTGGCGGCCGGCGACCTTTCGCAGCCCCGATTGACCGTCGCCTGGACCGGCGAGGCCGGGCGCCTTGCGACCGCGTTTAATCAACTGCTCACCCAGCTTCGCATGCTCAGCGAGGAGGCGACCGAATTGGCCAACGGGTTCATCGGCGTCCAATCCCTCCAAGATAAAGTGCTTGAGACCGGCCAATTATCGGCGGTCGACCTTCCCACCAGCTCCAGTCAGGGCGACCTCAACCGCAGCTTCGCCCAATTGACCAACCAGCTGCGCCGCCTCACCGTCAAGGCCCATATCATCGCCAACGACCAGCTCAATAACCCGGCGCTCGACGAGGAATTGCCCGGCGAGTTGGGGGACGCGTTCGGGTTGATGATTCGCAACCTGCGCAACCTCACCAGCCGGGCCAATGAGATCGCCCGGGGCGACCTGACCAGCTCGGTCGAGGGCGACGGCGACCTGACAAATGCGTTTAATTCGATGGTCACCGGGTTGCGTCAATTGGTCGAAGAGATCATGCGCAGCGCCTTGCAGGTCGCATCTTCGACCGAGGAGATGCTTCAGGTGATGCGCCAACACGAGGCGTCGGCACATGAGCAAGCCGACCGAATTGGGCGCGCCCAGCGCACCGTGGAGGAGTTGCTTATCTCGGCCGACTCGATCGCGGTCAGCGCCCACGACGTCTTCCAGGCGGCCGAGGATACCCGCGACCAGAACCAGCATATTGGGCTTCGCATCGGGGAGTTGAATCAATTCAGCGCGCGTATCTCCGAGATTCTAAAGCTTATCAAGAGCATCGCCGACCGCTCCGACCTGCTCGCCCTCAACGCGAGCCTGGAGGGCGCGCGCACTGGCGAAGCGGGCAAGGGATTCTCACTTGTCGCCAACGAAATGCGCCGGCTGGCCGAGAATACCAAAGAGTCGGTCGGCAGCATTAAGTTGCTGGTCGATGATATTCAGGGCTCGACCCGCGCCACCGCTACGGCCTGTCACGAGGGCCTAACCCGCTCAGAGGACACGACCGAAGCCGCGCTTAATATTAAGGTGGTCACGCGCGAGCAGCGCGAGAATACTGATCTGGTCAACCAGGCGATGGAGGACCTGGCCGGCCTGGTCAATCACAGCGTGTCGGGAATCCGCCAGGTCAGCGTGGCAGCGTCCGAATTGGCGGCGCTTTCGGAGTCCCTGCGCGAGCTGGTCGACCGCTTCGATGTTGGTGACCACGCCCAGAGCCAGATGATGAGCCCGGTTGACCTGCGCCCGCCATCGCAATTGCGCCGTACCATCCCCTCGATGCACTCCAGATAG
- a CDS encoding protein kinase domain-containing protein codes for MSDSKGHILVVDDSEMNREVLSQRLEAKGFEVSVAIDGAHALEMIAENHYDLILLDIVMPRMSGVEVLTEIRSKQALTDLPVIMQTAKSDSATVVQTLKLGANDYVIKGMEFDVLLARLETHLNIQQRARISRTGGFSRLSGSETTRQRSHRFYCAHCKSSLLQDDLSCTGCRVERPVSGWDEVANSEFPLLGSIIGGRYFLSRFINKGSAASVYKARDLDLNREYAAKVVHLNNLAEGVIAQDIRERTRREVEVISKLSNPHVVKINDVVEVPPDAFALILDYVHGHSLEKILGRIGKLAAIKALDITRQVAQGLHEAHQLGVVHCDVKPENIMVEKLPVRGYFAHILDFGIAEILDYAHVKGQYAGTPLYSAPEQIRDDLSVDHRTDIYALGATLYHLVKGEPPYLASNTVEVLRMHLSAPIPRLGGPGNPDSRLDLIDEILAKMLAKDPEDRFDSLSEFIEYADAIMPLLERSANS; via the coding sequence ATGAGCGACTCAAAAGGCCATATCCTCGTCGTCGACGACAGCGAGATGAACCGAGAGGTACTCTCCCAGCGCCTCGAAGCCAAAGGCTTCGAGGTGTCGGTCGCGATCGACGGGGCCCACGCTCTGGAGATGATCGCCGAGAATCACTATGACCTGATTCTGCTCGATATCGTGATGCCGCGCATGAGCGGGGTCGAGGTGCTCACTGAGATCCGCAGCAAGCAGGCCCTCACCGACCTGCCCGTGATCATGCAGACCGCCAAGAGCGACAGCGCGACGGTCGTGCAAACCCTGAAGTTGGGCGCCAATGATTATGTGATTAAGGGCATGGAGTTTGACGTGCTGCTGGCCCGCCTGGAGACCCACCTCAACATCCAGCAGCGCGCGCGCATCTCGCGCACCGGCGGGTTCTCCCGGCTATCCGGCTCCGAGACCACCCGGCAGCGCTCCCACCGCTTCTACTGCGCTCACTGCAAGTCGAGCCTGCTTCAGGACGACTTAAGCTGCACGGGATGCCGGGTCGAGCGCCCCGTTTCGGGCTGGGACGAGGTCGCCAATAGCGAGTTCCCCCTGCTCGGCTCCATCATCGGCGGGCGCTATTTTCTGAGCCGGTTTATCAATAAGGGCTCCGCGGCCAGCGTGTATAAGGCGCGTGACCTGGACCTCAACCGCGAATACGCAGCCAAGGTCGTCCACCTGAACAATCTGGCCGAAGGGGTCATCGCCCAGGATATTCGCGAGCGCACGCGCCGCGAGGTGGAGGTCATCTCGAAGCTGTCCAACCCGCACGTCGTCAAGATAAACGACGTGGTCGAAGTCCCGCCGGATGCCTTCGCCCTGATCCTGGACTATGTTCACGGCCACAGCCTGGAGAAGATCCTGGGGCGTATCGGAAAGCTCGCCGCCATCAAGGCGCTCGACATCACCCGTCAGGTCGCCCAGGGCCTGCACGAGGCGCACCAATTGGGCGTGGTGCACTGCGACGTCAAACCCGAAAATATCATGGTCGAGAAGTTGCCGGTGCGCGGGTATTTTGCCCATATCCTGGACTTCGGCATCGCCGAAATCCTGGACTACGCCCACGTGAAGGGGCAATACGCGGGCACGCCGCTCTATAGCGCGCCCGAGCAAATCCGCGACGACCTGTCGGTCGACCATCGCACCGATATCTACGCCCTGGGCGCGACCCTCTACCACCTTGTAAAGGGCGAGCCGCCCTATCTGGCGAGCAATACGGTGGAGGTCCTGCGGATGCACCTGAGCGCGCCAATCCCGCGTCTCGGCGGCCCAGGCAACCCCGACTCCCGCCTGGATCTCATCGACGAAATCCTGGCAAAAATGCTCGCCAAAGATCCCGAAGATCGCTTCGACAGCCTCTCCGAATTCATCGAATACGCCGACGCGATTATGCCGCTGCTTGAGCGCTCAGCAAATTCCTGA